In one window of Mesoplodon densirostris isolate mMesDen1 chromosome 4, mMesDen1 primary haplotype, whole genome shotgun sequence DNA:
- the DUOXA2 gene encoding dual oxidase maturation factor 2: MTLWNGVLPFYPQPRHAAGISVPLLIVILVFLALAASFLLILPGIRGHSRWFWLVRVLLSLFIGAEIVAVHFSAEWSVGRVSTNTSYKAFSAARVRAHVGLHVGLEGVNVTLTGNPVQQLNETIDYNEQFIWRMGENYAGAYTEALQKGLPDPVLYLAEKFTPSSPCGVYRQYRLAGHYASATLWVAFCFWLLSNVLLSMPVPHYGGLALLITGAFALFSVFAFASISSVTLCQLRLGSSELTTHYGAAFWITLATGILCLLLGVAVLSLHYARTNALRTFLDGSVKGLESQAKGSSPLILNNPLHKQFWASDLTISTKL; encoded by the exons ATGACTCTGTGGAACGGTGTGCTGCCCTTCTACCCTCAGCCCCGGCATGCCGCCGGCATCAGCGTCCCGCTACTCATTGTCATTCTGGTGTTCTTGGCCTTGGCTGCCAGCTTCCTACTCATCTTACCCGGGATTCGTGGCCACTCG CGCTGGTTCTGGTTGGTGAGAGTTCTCCTCAGCCTGTTCATAGGAGCAGAAATTGTGG CGGTACACTTCAGCGCAGAATGGTCAGTGGGCAGAGTTAGCACCAATACATCCTACAAGGCCTTCAGTGCGGCACGCGTCCGAGCCCACGTCGGTCTGCACGTGGGCCTGGAGGGCGTGAATGTTACACTCACAG GGAACCCAGTGCAGCAGTTGAACGAGACCATCGACTACAACGAGCAGTTCATTTGGCGGATGGGCGAAAACTATGCTGGGGCGTACACGGAGGCACTGCAGAAGGGGCTGCCGGATCCAGTTCTCTATCTGGCGGAGAAGTTCACTCCAAGCAGCCCCTGCGGGGTTTACCGCCAATACCGCTTGGCGGGACACTACGCCTCGGCCACGCTGTG GGTGGCGTTCTGCTTCTGGCTCCTCTCCAACGTGCTGCTCTCCATGCCGGTCCCGCACTACGGAGGCCTGGCTCTCCTGATCACCGGCGCCTTCGCACTCTTCTCCGTCTTCGCCTTCGCCTCCATCTCCAGCGTGACTCTCTGCCAGCTCCGCCTTGGCTCCTCCGAGCTCACCACTCACTACGGTGCCGCCTTTTGGATCACGCTGGCCACGG GCATCCTGTGCCTCCTCCTCGGAGTGGCGGTGCTGAGTCTCCACTACGCTCGGACCAACGCTCTTCGCACCTTCTTGGATGGAAGCGTCAAGGGCCTCGAAAGTCAGGCGAAAGGGAGCTCTCCTCTCATCCTCAACAACCCACTGCATAAGCAGTTCTGGGCCTCAGACTTAACCATCAGTACTAAActgtga
- the DUOXA1 gene encoding LOW QUALITY PROTEIN: dual oxidase maturation factor 1 (The sequence of the model RefSeq protein was modified relative to this genomic sequence to represent the inferred CDS: deleted 2 bases in 2 codons; substituted 1 base at 1 genomic stop codon) encodes MAALGHTFPFYAGPKPNFPMVTTLAVIIAVFLTSPVTFIIILPGIRGKMRLFWNLXVVTSLFIGAVILAMNFSSEWSVGQVSTNTSYNAFSSEWISTAVGLQIGLRGVNITLTGTPVQQLNETAVYNKEFTWRLGENYAEEYAKALEKGLPDPVLYLAEKFTPHSPCGLHGQYHLAGHYTSATLWVAFLCWLLADVMLSMPVLVYGGHVLLATGVFQLLGLLFFSTAMSLTPPCPLRLGTATLHTHRGPAFWITLTTGLLCVLLGLAMVVAHRLQASFSQCGEDPVLEWDPEEGRPLSPRYRCTAESPEPQDIPLSEASSEPPQLGQQRGIPQGQRGWRCGGMTCLVTATIHLEQLRKMQAPIGSSLGSLEGTLSQTLSPVTLHSSDTENPASVAKQRKSAAHLRPPAFHRHAPSAVPSRSSPGPVGTAPQPAGDQGRVGVRG; translated from the exons ATGGCTGCTTTGGGACACACATTCCCCTTCTACGCTGGCCCCAAGCCGAACTTCCCAATGGTCACCACCTTGGCCGTCATCATCGctgtctttctgacttcaccGGTCACCTTCATCATCATCCTGCCAGGCATTCGGGGCAAGATG AGGCTGTTCTGGAACCTGTGAGTAGTGACCAGCTTATTCATTGGGGCTGTAATCCTGG CCATGAATTTCAGTTCTGAGTGGTCTGTAGGCCAGGTCAGCACCAACACATCATACAACGCCTTCAGTTCCGAATGGATCAGCACCGCTGTTGGGCTGCAGATTGGGCTGAGAGGAGTCAACATCACGCTCACAG GGACCCCAGTGCAGCAGCTGAACGAGACT GCGGTTTACAACAAGGAGTTCACCTGGCGCCTGGGGGAGAACTACGCCGAGGAGTATGCAAAGGCATTGGAGAAGGGGctgccagaccctgtgctctaCCTGGCCGAGAAGTTCACCCCACACAGCCCATGTGGCCTGCACGGCCAGTACCACCTGGCGGGACACTACACCTCGGCCACACTGTG GGTGGCATTCCTCTGCTGGCTGCTGGCGGATGTGATGCTGTCCATGCCTGTGCTGGTCTATGGTGGCCACGTGCTGCTGGCCACGGGTGTCTTCCAGCTGTTGGGACTGCTCTTCTTCTCCACGGCCATGTCACTCACCCCGCCCTGTCCCCTACGCTTGGGCACTGCCACACTGCACACTCACCGTGGGCCTGCCTTCTGGATCACATTGACCACAG GACTGCTCTGTGTGCTGCTGGGCCTGGCCATGGTGGTGGCCCACAGGCTGCAGGCTTCCTTCAGCCAGTGT GGAGAGGACCCTGTCCTGGAGTGGGATCCTGAGGAAGGGCGACCCCTGAGCCCTCGCTACAGGTGCACAGCTGAGAGTCCCGAGCCCCAGGACATTCCTCTGTCAGAGGCTTCCTCTGAG CCCCCTCAGCTGGGCCAGCAGAGGGGGATCCCACAGGGCCAGCGGGGGTGGAGGTGCGGGGGAATGACCTGCCTGGTCACTGCTACCATCCACTTGGAGCAGCTCAGGAAGATGCAGGCTCCGATTGGTTCTTCTCTGGGCTCACTAGAGGGCACCCTCtcccagaccctttccccggttACTCTGCATTCTTCAGACACAGAGAATCCGGCGTCTGTGGCAAAGCAGAGAAAGAGT GCGGCACATCTGAGGCCACCGGCCTTTCACCGCCACGCCCCCAGCGCAGTGCCCTCCCGGAGCTCCCCAGGCCCGGTGGGCACTGCTCCCCAGCCTGCGGGGGACCAAGGCAGAGTAGGAGTCCgaggttga